From Zingiber officinale cultivar Zhangliang chromosome 5B, Zo_v1.1, whole genome shotgun sequence, the proteins below share one genomic window:
- the LOC121985859 gene encoding uncharacterized protein LOC121985859, which produces MEGDGEAPLVPYRCGERDLDAVLRRIEVLLSSLGFPTSSSLGLFAASCVAFLFLGVGVPTAAILLSRCSRSGCEEYEVQQFDLCVTVSETSLAAVSLVTISRNLLKYGMRKFLFVDQHHGYVVRLQEKYISKIQDFFHLLLWWILPCSLVKIAREIVRCMFILHESTWRAVVVFLASMLSWLYLTAVLLSATLLFNLVCNLQIIHFEDYGKVFERDVDPVTHLEEHTRLRFYLSKISHRFRIFLLLLFLFVTSSQFVTLFQTTGYSGNINFANAGDIAVSSVVQVVVVILCLNAASKISHRAQGIASLASRWHAYITCSPTGSQMQNTNSAGNVEVIPESSSVMDNSESDLESFEDMLMQNTSQFTSSMLSFQRRQALVTYLQSNPGGITIFGWTVDRALLNTIFFLELSLILFVLGKTIVFTGKN; this is translated from the exons ATGGAAGGGGATGGCGAAGCACCGCTTGTGCCTTACAGATGCGGCGAGAGGGATCTGGACGCCGTCCTCCGTCGCATAGAGGTACTCCTGTCCTCTCTCGGATTTCCGACCTCCTCCTCGCTCGGCCTCTTCGCGGCATCCTGCGTCGCCTTCCTCTTCCTCGGCGTCGGCGTGCCTACCGCCGCGATCTTGCTCTCCCGATGCTCGCGGTCCGGCTGCGAAGAATACGAGGTGCAGCAGTTCGATCTCTGCGTTACGGTGTCGGAGACGTCTCTGGCGGCTGTTTCGCTTGTGACCATCTCGCGGAACCTGCTCAAGTATGGTATGCGGAAGTTCCTTTTCGTGGACCAGCACCACGGCTATGTTGTGAGGTTACAGGAGAAATATATCTCTAAGATACAG GACTTCTTCCATTTGCTTCTTTGGTGGATACTGCCCTGCTCTCTTGTGAAGATTGCTCGTGAAATTGTCCGTTGTATGTTCATCTTACATGAGTCCACATGGAGAGCTGTTGTGGTTTTCTTAGCCTCAATGTTGTCGTGGCTCTATTTAACAGCAGTGCTTTTATCGGCTACTTTGTTGTTTAATCTAGTTTGTAATTTGCAAATTATTCACTTTGAAGACTATGGTAAGGTTTTTGAAAGGGATGTAGATCCTGTTACGCACTTGGAGGAACACACGCGCTTACGATTTTATCTTTCCAAAATCAGTCATAGATTCCGCATATTCCTGCTGCTACTTTTCTTGTTCGTCACTTCAAGTCAGTTTGTTACACTCTTTCAGACTACTGGATACAGTGGAAACATCAACTTTGCTAACGCTGGAGATATTGCT GTGTCATCAGTTGTTCAGGTGGTTGTTGTAATTCTTTGTTTAAATGCTGCTTCTAAAATTTCACATAGGGCTCAAGGCATTGCATCATTAGCCAGCCGATGGCATGCTTATATAACATGCTCTCCTACTGGTTCTcaaatgcaaaatacaaatagtgCTGGGAATGTGGAGGTTATTCCTGAAAGTTCATCAGTAATGGATAATTCAGAAAGTGACTTGGAATCTTTTGAAGATATGCTAATGCAAAATACTTCTCAGTTTACTTCTTCTATGCTCTCATTCCAGAGGCGGCAAGCCCTTG TTACATATCTACAATCGAACCCAGGGGGCATCACAATCTTTGGATGGACAGTTGACCGAGCGTTGCTCAATACCATCTTCTTCCTCGAGCTATCCCTCATTCTTTTCGTGCTTGGTAAAACAATTGTCTTCACTGGGAAGAATTGA